Genomic DNA from Fibrobacter sp. UBA4297:
CCGTCAAGCGAGGACAGGCGCGAGGACATGTAGGCGGGAATGACAAAAGAGCCGAGCGATGCAGAAACATGCTTGCATGTTTCTATATCCGAGGCGAACACGTCAAGCCACGAAGTGGAATAACAAAAAAGCCTCGCCGTTCTACTGGCGAGGCATTTATTTTACCTGTACATATAACTTTTGCCATTGGGGAACTTGAATTCTTTCATTCCAGCGGTATTCACCTGACTTACGGACTTCACATCGCCACCGTAGAAAATCGTGCTACCATGGTATTCCGGCTTGAAAGCTGCATTTTCTGTACCGTAGTAGTTATCGCTTGTGAAGCTGACAGACGCACAATTCGGGGTGTCGGTCGAGTAGTCACCGAATGCAAGGAGCACGCCGCCCGTAATTTCAAAGCCTGTATCCGTATCGATGAGGCCACCGGCCATATTGGAGAGGCATCCATTGCCACCGCCCTGTTGGCCGCCCATACCTGGGAATCCACCAAAGCCGCCGCCCCAGCCGCCACCGCCACCAGGGAAACCACCACCCATGCCGCCATTTTCATAGCTTTGGCCGGTGATTTCGAGAATCAACACGCCACCCGTCATCTTTGCAGAACCATTGGCATCAAGCACATCAATCATGTTGCCCTTTGATGCGATATAGTGGTGACCGCCGCTAATCACAGCATGACCGCTAGATTCGCTGAACATGGAATACCCGCCCGAATTTTCCTTAGCGCCACCGGCAGCGTTCCAGCCATCATTTGTGGCAAATGTAGCCGTAATGCCACCTTCTGCGAAAATCTTATACGCTTCAAGACCTTCATAAGCAGTGACCACATTAATCGTAGAACCGCTCAAATGCAAGGCGGAGTCCGCATGGATACCATCGTCCTTCGTAGAAATGGTCACATCACCAGCATTCATGAAAACTTTGTATTTTGTATGCAGAGCATCGTCATCGGCAGTCACATTGATGTTACCGCCGTTCACATAGATGAATTTTTCAGCCACCAAGCCCTTGCCTGTAGAAGTCACCTTAACCGTTGACGGCTCCGTAGAATCGCTGAGCATCACATAGTGCGCGGCCTGAATGCCATCATCGCCCGCTTTAATGGTGATGTTACCGCCACGGATATCGACAATGCCTTTGCCATCGATAAAAGACTTGCACTTGCCATCAGTACCTTCTTCGCATTCATCACTTTCAAGGGCGTCACCTTTCTTGGCCGTGAGATTCAGCGTACCGCCAGAAATCTGGAGGCTACCCTTGCCCTTGATGGCGTTTTCTTCGGCTTCAACAGTAATGTTGCCGTTCTTGATTTTAAGATCGTTACTGCACTGGATGCCGTTTTTGAACTTACCCTTGACGGTCAAAGAACCGGCACCCTTGATATTCAAATCATCACGGGCGTAGATTGCAGCCTTTGCCGTATCCTGAGAGCCGTTGATTTTCACGAACAAGTGATTACCATTACCGTCTTCAACCACGTTGGTCGTACCCTTGACCAAATGGAGAACCGTCTTGTCGGCATTTTTCACGAGAATCGGAGCATTGGAGCTCTTGATAGTCGCATTGTGAAGATAGATGCCCGTGTTGCCTTCGTTTTCGGCACCCGGAGTTTTCACCACCACCTGGAAATCGGACGATTCACCGGTGACGTAATAGGCACCCGGGCAAGTAATCGTTGCGCTTTTGTCTGCAATTTCAACGCAACCATTGTTGTTTTCGACAGTAGCCGAAGTACCCGCAAGTTTCAGGAGAATCTGCGTACCATCCAAAATTTTTGCGTCTTCGTTGTCATTTTCATTATCGCCAGATTCCGAGCTGCCTAATATCGCTCCGCCGGGATTTGCACCGTTCGAACTTGACAATCCGCCAGGAACAATATTGCTGGAGCTAGAAGTTCCGTTGGTAGGCGGCACAGCACTTGAGCTTGAAACGCCAACACCCGGAATAACGCCCGGAATAACGCCGGAGCTAGAAACGGTACCGCCCGGGAATGCGCCAGAGCCAGAAGATCCGACAAACGGAGCAGCATCGCCCGAACTCCAGATTTCCACGTCAATGTCTAAAATGCCGGAGCTAGATTCAACGCCAAAAGTTTCACTGCTAGAAGAAGCTTCCGCAGGCACAAAAGCCCCCGCATTAGGATCCATAATTGAAGTTTCATCACCACACGCCACAAAACCCAAAGCTGCAGATGCAGCAATCACAGGCAATTTCTTTAATTTCATTATATGCTCCATTTTTAATTAATATAGATTCAAATAAATTTGGTCCCTCAAGGCCACCCCGCCCCCTCCCAAAATCCGTTGAAGATGGAACAACAGGGATAAACAATCGTGCATTTCGTTTTTGGGGAGCTTTTTACGTACTAAAGCCTTGCAAAACTACCCATTAGTACGTAAATTCACGACCAATTTTACTACCTCACAGAACCTTTTGCAGATTTAGCATCGCATTTACGTACTTTTCGCCTTTCAAAAAAGCTTCTAGTACGTAAATTTCAAATTACAATCTTAAGAATTTTTGAGTAACATAAAATTTTACGTACTATACAGTCAATAAACCGCCATTTAGTACGTAACACACAAATTAAGAATTTTCACATTACGTACTAACGCTCCACAAAATACACTTCAAGTACGTAAAACGCTCTGAAACATGTTTTCCAAAACAAACACGACAAAACAAGCGCCAATCTGTCAACAAGCATATCATTTCTGACCAAGACAAGTAATCAGCCACCAAACGCAACAAAGCCCCCGCGACAAGCAAGAACTACTTCAAAAATTGATCAACAAACTGTTGAACAATTTTCACAGAAAGCGGATTTGCCAGAGATTCAAATGTTGCAAGGAAATTTTTGCCTTGGACAAATCCATTAGCGGAATAAAGTTGAATTTTGCCAACCGCATTTTCTGCATAGCTTTCATCCGTCATCATTCCAAAATGTTCCCAAACGAACTCTTTTCGAGTTCGAACATTCAAACATGTAAAATCGGGGTGCACGACGATCTTACGGTTATTAGAATTCAGCGTTAGCGGAGCTTCGTAGCGGAAAGGAACCTTAGCACGAACAAGCTGATTCGCAATAATAATTTCGGACTTGGAGCGAACCCTCAAGCCATCACTTGATAAATACTCCGACGAATTTTCAAGAAAAGTAGGTTTCTCATATTCCACAGACTTCCAAGCAAACACGAAATCAGCATCCGGTGTCAAAGCATTTTTCACTAATTTTCGACGTCCATCATTCAAATTTCGATAAACATCCTCAACCCGGTCAGGATGGTATTCACTCAAGAACTTTTCTATAGCCGAAATTTCTCTTTGAATTTCACAAGAGACATCTCTGTAATAATCCCGTTGCGCAACAGCAGAGGCTTTTTTCATCAGCTTTTTATTCACATAAATTCCATTTGGTCTAGTGTCGTCAGAAACCAAATGATATTGGATTGAATTATGACAGCGAACTACTCTTAATTTTTCCAAAGGAGCATTACGAAGTTCCGTTTCAATGTGAGATAAAGAACGCATCAGCTCTTTAATCCGACTTTGAGCAGCACCAACAAGTTCATCATGAGGCATAAGATCATTAATCCATTTCATGTGGATAAAATACAACCCTCACCTATGTTTTGGCAAGAAAAAAGAGACAATCCAATCATTTTGCAAACAACCGTTTGCAGGCGAAGCAATTTTGTGGCCGAATAAGCTTTTGGGAAAAAGCGATTGCCGCGTTTTTACGTACTAGACAAGAATTTTGAACGCAACTAGTACGTAAAAATCAAAAGTCAAACAAGCCTATTTTACGAAGCCCAGCGCAATTACGTACTAAACCAAGTAAAACAACGCCGCAAGTACGTAAAATATCCTTGCCGAAAACTCAAAACCGGCAATAAAATGGGACCAGCCTGCATTTTTACGTACTAAAGCCTTGCAAAACCGCCCGTTAGTACGTAGCACACAAATTAAGCAAACTCACCTTACGTACTAAAACATCACAAAACACACTTCAAGTACGTAAACTACCCAAAACAAAAACAATTACGCCCCAACCCAGGCTACGTAGCTCCCAAGATTCAAGCTAAGCCCGTTCCAACAGCCCATTTATAGCCTCGTCAATCTCTAAATCATCCATCCACACCACCCAAACAGTCTTAGCCAAATCCTATAGCCAGTTATTGCCCCCTCACAATTGCCGTCCGCCACAGATTTTTCTAAATTGCCTCGCGCATTAGCATGTTTGGCGCATGTTGCGCCGCATTAACCGGAGGCTTTATGGCACTTCAATTCTACAACACCGCATCACGCAAGAAAGAACTGTTCACTCTTCCCGAAGGCGTTCCCGCCGTGCGTATGTATTGTTGTGGCCCGACGGTGTACCACTTTGCCCACATCGGCAACCTCCGCACTTACATTTTTGAAGATTTCCTCGTCCGCACGCTCAACTACTACGGCTACAAGGTCAACCACATCGTGAACATCACCGACGTGGGCCATCTCACAAGCGATGGCGACACTGGCGACGACAAAATGGAAAAGGGCGCAGCCCGCGAAGGCAAGTCCGTCTGGGACATTGCAAAGTTCTACACCGACGCATTCATGGCCGACTGGCACCGCCTCAACATCCAGGAACCAACCCGCTGGACTCGCGCCACGGACCACATCCAGGAACAGATTAACTTGGTGAAAACGCTCGAAGAAAAGGGTTTCACCTACCGCACCTCGGACGGCATCTACTTCGATAGCCTCAAGTTCCCGCGCTATGCCGACTTTGCCCGCCTTGACGTAGAAAATCTCCGCAAGGGTAGCCGCATCGACATGGGCGAAAAGCACAACGCCACGGACTTTGCACTTTGGAAGTTCAGCCCGAAGGACAAGAAGCGCGCTATGGAATGGGACAGCCCGTGGGGCGTTGGTTTCCCGGGTTGGCACATCGAATGCTCCGCCATGGCCATGAAGTACAACGGCCCGACGCTCGACATCCACTGCGGTGGCACGGACCACATCCGCGTGCACCACACGAACGAAATCGCCCAGAGCGAATGCGCCAACGGCGTTCAGTTCAGCCGCTTCTGGATGCATGGTGAATTCCTCCGCACCGCAAGCGAAGAAAAGCTTGAAGACGGCACGACCGAACAGAAGTTCGGTAAGATGAGCAAGTCCTCGGGCGAATTCTTGACCGTCACGCTCCTCATGGAACGCGGCTTCAACCCGCTCGACTACCGCTACTTTGCACTCGGCAGCCACTACCGCAACTACCTGAACTTCACTTGGGAAGCCCTCACCGGCGCCAAGGAAGCCTTCAAGAGCTTGCACAAGAAGACGGACCCGCTGATTGGCAAGGCAACCGCTATCACAAGCGAAGCTGCCAAGGCTTTCCAGCAGGAATTCAAGGACGCCATCGGCGACGACCTCAACATGCCTCGTGCACTCGGCATCATGAACACGATGCTCAAGAGCGACATCGATGACGGCGAAAAGGCTGCACTCGTGGCTGATTTCGACAAGATCTTTGGTCTCAAGCTCGACCAGCCGCGCGAAGAATACGTCAAGAAGGGCGCAAACGACAACATCGATACCGCTAAGATCGAAGCTCTCATCGCAGCCCGCAAGGAAGCTCGCGCCAACAAGAACTGGGCCGAAAGCGACCGCATCCGCGATGAACTTGCCGCGATGAACATCGTGATCAAGGACTCTAAGGAAGGCACGACCTGGAGCGTGAAGGAATAAGCCATTTTCCTCCTCGTTGTCATATACGTTGCATTTATTGGGCTAGGTCTCCCCGACACCATTCTTGGGGCGGCTTGGCCCTTAATGCATTTAGACCTCAAAACGCCAATTTCTGCAGCGGGTATTCTTTCGATTATCGCCTCGCTCGGGACAATCGTTTCTAGTCTCTGCACACCGAAAGTTCTGCGCGTTTTAGGCACAGGAAAACTCGTCGCCTACAGCATTGCGCTTACCGCAATCGCCTCCATCGGTTACGGCTTTGCGGACTCGTTCAACATCCTTTGCCTTTGGGCCATCCCGATGGGCATTGGCGCAGGAGCCGTCGATGTGGCGATGAACAACTTCGCCGCCATTTATCTGGAATCCAAGCACACGAACTGGTTGCATGCCAGCTGGGGCATTGGAGCAACGCTCGGACCATCGCTTCTTTCGTTTTCGATTTTGACCGGCAGCGGTTGGCGTGGATCATACGAATATGTCGCCATAACCCTCGCTGCAATATTCGTTTTGATTCTCATTTCACTCCCGCTGTGGAAAAAAAAGGAAGCGCGTGGAGGGCTCTCGGAAAACGTCACCATCCCGGCGAGTTCTATAAGCACCGCTCCCGAGAATGCGCAAAAAAATGCCGCGCCCTCCGACAACAACGCAAATAATGCGCCGCACATCAGTATCCGCGAAGCGCTCCGCGTCCCGGGAATGAAACTTTCGTTCCTCACGTTCTTCTTTTATTCGGCACTCGAAATTTCGACTAGTCTTTGGTGCGGCACCTACCTCATCGCTTGCGGATTCAAACCCGAAATCGGAGCATTCATCGTTTCGCTCATGTTCGCATCCGTGATGATTGGCCGAATTGCAAGCGGATTTTTTGCAATCAAGTTCACCGACCATCGCCTGATTTACGCAGGCATAGCCATCGTCTCTGTGGGTTGCCTCATCCTTTCAATCCCGCTCCCGCTGAACTTGCAGCCCGCCTGTATTTGCCTGCTCGGACTCGGTTGCGCCCCCGTTTACCCGTCGCTAATCCACGCGACTCCCGCACGTTTTGGAGAATCGCTTTCGAGTCAAGCGATTAGCATCCAGCTCGCCGGTTCCTACGTCGGTTCCATTTTGATGCCGCCCGCATTTGGTCTCGTTGCTGCTAAATTCACAGTCCATCTTTGGCCGATTTCACTCTCGATTTTTGTCGGATTGTTACTTTTATGCGTGTGTTTGCTGGACTACGTAACGCACAAAAAACTGAACAAGTCTTACGCCCGCGAACGCGTCATTGACATTCTCCACACGGTCTCGATGGAAACGCTCAAACGGGAGCGCCGCATACAACGTCGTTTACGTAATCGCCAAAAGAAACGTTAGGGGTTTATTATGGAAATAAAGCAATTTGTATTCAATCCGTTCGGAGTGAACTGCTACATCCTGAGTAACAGCAAGGGCGAAGCCATTTTAATTGACCCAAGCGTGAGCAATGCCCGCGAACAAGCGGCACTCACCGATTACATCAAAAGCGAAAATCTCAAAGTCGTGCGCGTTTTGAACACACATCTACACTTGGATCATGTTCTCGGGAACGCATTTGCGGAACGCACTTTTGGCATCAAGGCCGAAGCACATAAAGACGACACTTTCCTTCTCGACGCGCAAAAAGAACAGAGCCAAATGTTCGGCCTCCCCTGCAACGATTTAGCACCAGCGTTGGGCAATTACCTGAACGATGGCGACATCGTCGAAATTGCAGAAATCCGTCTGCAAGTGATTCACGTTGCAGGGCATTCCCCGGGCGGTCTCGCCTTCTTCTGCGAGAATCCAGGCAAAGTGAACGGACAAGATAACGTCCCACCACTCCTTTTCCCGGGCGATATCATTTTCGCGGGAAGCCGCGGTCGCAGCGACCTCTACGGCGGTGACGAATTCGCCCTCGTGAGCGGCATCAAGTCGAAGCTCCTTACGCTCCCGGCAGAAACCGTTGTATTCCCCGGCCACGGACCAAGCACTACCATTGGCAACGAGAAGATGTGGTATTAACCCTTCGACAGGCTCAGGGACCTTTGTTATGAGCAACAACGGGCAGGTAAGAATCGGCTGGATTGACGAGTTCAAGGGATTCGTTCTTTTGTTCGTTTGCCTGTTTCACATTGAGCAGAATTTCCCGAACGCGCACCTGGGAATGTATCACTTGAGCGCACTCCGCATGTCGGCATTTTTCTTTATTTCAGGGTTTCTTTTTAGCACAAAACGGTTCAGCAATTTTAAGAGTTACTTTACCCACAAAACGCACGTCCTGTTAATTCCATACCTCTATCTTTCGTTCCTCTTTTTTGCCATTGACCCGGTCGTTTACAATTTCGCTTTGTTTCCAAAATCGCCCACGATGATGGTCGTGAATACCATTCCCGACATCAACAATACATGGCAATACATCTATTGGAACATCGCTAAAATTTTCATCGCCGGGAAGTCCTCGGTCGGAGCGGGCCCGCTGTGGTTTGTGTTTACACTTTATTCCGTCAGCTTGCTTTTTTACCTGCTTCATGAGATGTCGAAAAGACAAGTTAACCCCAAACTGTTTTTCGCCGTCATGTCCATAGAAGGGCTCCTTTGCGGTTGGCTTTTAAACGAGAACCATATTCACTTGCCGCTTGGTGTTGAACGCGACCTTACTATCCTATTCTTCTTCGGATGCGGTTTTCTCTGCAAGGAACCCATCAAAAAAATCCACAACGCCATTTCTGCGAGTACAGCTCACGCCGCAAAAAACACAATCATCGTTGCCGCCATCGGAATAGCAAACTATATCGCCTACGCATTTTTGGAATCGCCAAGTCCGAATTTTAGCATCATGAACAACGACTTGGGCAAGAGCCTCCCCCAATTTGTCGCAAGTTCCATCACAGGCATTATCGGCCTTATCGCCACGTTTCTGCTCGCAAGCAAGCTTCCCGACATCGCCCCCATCCGCATTACCAAAGGCATTTTGCGCAACATATCCCGCAACGCACTCGTGATTCTCGCCGTTCACTGGTGGATTGTCCTGATGCTGCGACTTTTCTGCCGTCCCGCAATCAACCAGCCCGGAATCGCTTACATCGCCATCCCGATTGTAGCCCTCGGCACCATCGCCGCCATTCCGCTTTTCCGATGCAAACTCCACCGCCTACTCGGCAAAGAAAAAATCAGCGTAAAAGAAAGCCTCTGCATTAAAGAGTAAAGCGCTCTCTAGCCCGCTTTTGTCATTACCGCTCCATTTGTCACCCCGGACTCAGTGCCGGGGGCACCTTTTTCCTGTCATGCCTGCCTCCGAGCGGGCATCACCCTTTTAAAACGCAAAAAGAAGATTGAGCAAAATTTAGCTCGATGGAGATTCCCGCTTTCTACTCAAAGAGCATAACTCAACTACAGAACTAAAGTTCTAAGTTTCGTATAGCGGGAATGACAAGATAATAATCGATGCGCATCTCGGAAACGACTGCGCGGCACGCAATTACAAATAGCTCTTGAACTTCGGCGCAGGTGCTTCGGCGGGCTTTTTCTTGGGTACGTAAATCTTTACGGCATACACGTTAAAGTCCGTCTCTGCCAAGATATCGCCTTCTTGCAAGTCTTCGTAAACATCGATTTCAATTTCGACGCCATCGCGTGCAATGCAGCGGATAGAACGTGCCGAGAGTTCCTCGCGCAAAAGAGGAACATCAACGACCTTCTTGTAAGTGCCGTGATGAGTCGTACCAAGAATTCGATTGCAAATCATGGAACGCAATGTAGAAAAATAGTGATTAGTTGTTGGTCATTAGTCATTGGTTCTTGGTTATTGTTAAGGGTCGCCCTACGGTTTCCTCTAGGATGATACAATTATTTTCTATCTTAATGGGTAAAGGCGATGCCGGAACAGAGTCCGGCATGACAAGCCCCAAGTCATACCTCAAAGGCTGATTGCACTGTTCACAATGACAATTTCCTACCCCCTATAACCTAAAACCTATCACCTAACAATGGCTCGCGCACGTAAGACTATTACTCCTGATCCGTATGCAAAACCGATAGCGAAACCGCTACCGCCTTCCAAGAGCTTGCCCGGAAAACTCAAGCAGTTCCAGGCGCCCACTCGTGCGGATTTTGACCTCGTAAGTCCTTACGGCGCCGCAGGCGACCAGCCCAAGGCCATTGAAGAATTGACCGAAGGATTCAAGAACGGCGAACAGTTCCAGACGCTTCTCGGCGTGACCGGTTCCGGCAAGACGTTCACCATGGCAAACGTCATCAAGAATGTCGGAAAGCCGACGCTCATCCTCACGCACAACAAGACGCTCGCCGCCCAGCTTTACCAAGAATTCAAGTCGTTCTTCCCGAACAACGCGGTGGAATACTTCGTCAGCTATTACGACTACTTCCAGCCCGAAGCTTACATCCCGCACACGGACACGTTCATCGAAAAAGACGCGAGCATCAACGACGAAATCGACAAACTCCGTCTGCGCGCAACGGCCAACCTCCTCACCCGCCGCGACGTCATCATCGTTGCTTCCGTGAGCTGCATTTACGGTTTGGGAAGTCCGAGCGAATACTTCGACTTGATGGTCCGCATCAAGAAGGGCGACATCTACGACCGCGACAAGATTCTCCGTGACCTTGTCCACATCCAGTATTCACGCAACGACTTTAGCCTCGATCGAGGCTCATTCCGCGTTCGCGGTGATGTGATTGAAGTCCACCCGAGCTACGACGAAGATGGGCTACGCATTGAACTTTTCGGAGACGAAGTCGATCGCCTTTACCGCTTCAACATCGTCACGGGCGAAGTCATCAAGGAAGTTGAAGAACTCACCATCGCCCCCGCAAAGCACTTTGTCACCAAAGAAGAAAACCGCGCGGGTATGCTGCAGCGCATCCAAATGGAACTTACCGACCGCCTAGCCGAACTCGACAAGGAAGGCAAGGTTCTTGAATCGGCACGCCTTTCGAGCCGCACCCGCTACGACATGGAAATGCTCCGCGAAACCGGCATGTGCAACGGCATCGAAAACTACTCCCGCATCATCGAAGACCGCGCTCCAGGCACACGCCCCTTCACGCTCATCGACTACTTTGGCGATGACTGGCTTTTGATGATTGACGAATCGCACGTAAGCATTCCGCAAGTGGGCGGCATGGCCGAAGGCGACAAGTCCCGCAAAACCACGCTTGTGCAGTACGGGTTCCGCCTCCCCTGCGCTCTCGACAACCGCCCGATGAACTTTGCCGAATTCGAGTACATGTACCCGAAGCAAGTGCTTTTTGTGAGCGCTACCCCCGGCGACTACGAACTCAAAAAGACGAACGGCGTTGTCACAGAACAGATCAACCGTCCGACCGGGCTTTTGGACCCGAAAATCGAGCTGTTCCCGATCCAGGGCCAAATGGACGTGCTCCTGTACCGCATCGAAGAAGTCGTCAAAAACGGCGACCGCGTGCTCGTCACGACGCTTACCAAGAAGATGGCGCAAGACCTCACGGAATTTTTCATCGAAGCAGGCGTCCGTGCCAAGTACCTCCATAGCGACATCAAGACGCTCGAACGCCACGAGCTCATCCGCGGACTGCGTAGCGGCGAATACGACGTGCTCGTGGGCATCAACCTCTTACGCGAAGGCCTCGACCTCCCCGAAGTGAGCATGGTCGCGATTCTCGACGCCGATAAGGAAGGGTTCCTCCGCAACTACAGGAGCCTCATTCAGACGATGGGCCGTGCAAGCCGCAACGTGAACGGCACAGTGCTCCTTTTCGCAGACAACATGACCGAAAGTCTGCAAAAAGCCATTGACGAGACAAACCGCCGCCGCACTTTGCAAGAGGAATTCAACGCCAAGCACCACATCACGCCAAAGTCCGTCACCCGCAAGATTGAAGAAGACCTGCGAATCGTGGACCCGCTCGGAATCGATGAAGAAGTGGACGAACGTCATCCTGAGCAAAGCGAAGAATCCAGTTACGATTCCAGCGAAGACTTTACCCCCGGTATCCGCCCGATGGAACCGTTGCAGCCCTCTAATTATAGACGAAAGACGAGAGACGAGAGACGAAAGAATGCAGCGGCCCCCGGCGCACATCCCGACAAACCATCCAAAGCATCCGAGTCCAAGCTCGCGGACCTGGAACGTCAAATGAAAGAAGCGGCAGCCCGCCTCGACTTCGAAGAAGCCGCCCGAATCCGCGATATCATACGCTCGTTGGACGCATAGTGTTTAAATTTGTTTACAAATTTGTTATAATTTTCATCACACGGTCCCGCTTTAGACGCCGTAATGTATATTAATTTTTGTATTATTATAAAAAGTTAATTACTTGATACTTTTCAAGCTAATTTTGTTTATTTTCATTTTAAGATTACAAAGAAAGGGTATTTACAATGAGTTCTAAATTCACATCACCTCTTATTTTAAGTTCAGTTCTCGCTTTGGGAACTTTAAGCTTTATCGCTTGCGGTGAGGATTCCAACCCGAACCTTCCGAATCAAACCACCCCGAGTTCTTCCAGCGTTTACGTTCCGCCAGCACCATCTATCGAAACTTCAATCGTTTTCGAAAGCCTTGACGCCGCAAATCTTAACACTGGAGTCAAGTTCAGCGGTACAATTTCTATCGACCTCGGCGACTCTAATACCGTCGTAGACGTATCTGCCGCCCACTTTACACAAGTTACCACGGTCGTTGTCAAAAAAGAAACCCAGGTCCAGCAAGGTACGGCTTCATTCAGCATCCCTATAGACTTCAACGAATACCCAATCCAAACCGTTCCGCTTGGAGAATGGGGTCTCAAGACCGATTTTGAAAACGGTTATACCGATTGTGGTGATTTTGAACTCATCATCACAGCCGTGGTTGAAGACGGCATTGCAGAACCTTCTGTTTCTGTTGCAAGAATCCCATTCGAACGTCCGAGCAGATGGTGCATGGAACCGGAAAGTTCCTCCTCTGAAGCTCCGGAAGTCATAGGCGCCCCGCTGGATAGCTTCGAAATCCAAGTCGATACCAAGATTAACAAGTGCATCAACGTCGCAGCAAAGGCTGTCTCTCCGGACGAAAACGGCGATGTCTGCTTCGATGTAAACACTTCCTCAATTGGTCTTTCCAGCACGACAGGCGTGAAGTTCGCCCTCTACGGCAACAAGGATGACAATGATTACTCGAACGACTACGGTAAGAAACGCCATCCGAGCAACCCGACTACAACGGACTTCATTTACGCACCGGCCTCCCTGCAAGAAACCTATCCTAACTTCCTGAGCGCCACCGACAAGTTCTTTGTTGGCATCGCTCCGACATACGACCCGCAAACAAACCCGGGCACAGGCTTCTTTACATTCGTCGTCATAGACAAGGGTATTGCAGATGCCAACGGCCATAGACAGATGACCCTGTTCTTCTACAAGACAGCTCAGTAATCTAAAAACGGAAACGCTTTAAAAGGACCTCCCCTGTGGAGGTTCTTTTTTTTCTAAATTTACACCGTAATTTAACCCGTCCGTGCGGGAATCCGCCGGCACAATACGGAGTAAACTATGCTCAAGAAACTTTCCAACTTCCCCGGTATCAAGGGACCCGTCGTCACCATCGTGATGGACGGTTT
This window encodes:
- a CDS encoding carbohydrate-binding domain-containing protein, coding for MKLKKLPVIAASAALGFVACGDETSIMDPNAGAFVPAEASSSSETFGVESSSGILDIDVEIWSSGDAAPFVGSSGSGAFPGGTVSSSGVIPGVIPGVGVSSSSAVPPTNGTSSSSNIVPGGLSSSNGANPGGAILGSSESGDNENDNEDAKILDGTQILLKLAGTSATVENNNGCVEIADKSATITCPGAYYVTGESSDFQVVVKTPGAENEGNTGIYLHNATIKSSNAPILVKNADKTVLHLVKGTTNVVEDGNGNHLFVKINGSQDTAKAAIYARDDLNIKGAGSLTVKGKFKNGIQCSNDLKIKNGNITVEAEENAIKGKGSLQISGGTLNLTAKKGDALESDECEEGTDGKCKSFIDGKGIVDIRGGNITIKAGDDGIQAAHYVMLSDSTEPSTVKVTSTGKGLVAEKFIYVNGGNINVTADDDALHTKYKVFMNAGDVTISTKDDGIHADSALHLSGSTINVVTAYEGLEAYKIFAEGGITATFATNDGWNAAGGAKENSGGYSMFSESSGHAVISGGHHYIASKGNMIDVLDANGSAKMTGGVLILEITGQSYENGGMGGGFPGGGGGWGGGFGGFPGMGGQQGGGNGCLSNMAGGLIDTDTGFEITGGVLLAFGDYSTDTPNCASVSFTSDNYYGTENAAFKPEYHGSTIFYGGDVKSVSQVNTAGMKEFKFPNGKSYMYR
- the cysS gene encoding cysteine--tRNA ligase; this encodes MALQFYNTASRKKELFTLPEGVPAVRMYCCGPTVYHFAHIGNLRTYIFEDFLVRTLNYYGYKVNHIVNITDVGHLTSDGDTGDDKMEKGAAREGKSVWDIAKFYTDAFMADWHRLNIQEPTRWTRATDHIQEQINLVKTLEEKGFTYRTSDGIYFDSLKFPRYADFARLDVENLRKGSRIDMGEKHNATDFALWKFSPKDKKRAMEWDSPWGVGFPGWHIECSAMAMKYNGPTLDIHCGGTDHIRVHHTNEIAQSECANGVQFSRFWMHGEFLRTASEEKLEDGTTEQKFGKMSKSSGEFLTVTLLMERGFNPLDYRYFALGSHYRNYLNFTWEALTGAKEAFKSLHKKTDPLIGKATAITSEAAKAFQQEFKDAIGDDLNMPRALGIMNTMLKSDIDDGEKAALVADFDKIFGLKLDQPREEYVKKGANDNIDTAKIEALIAARKEARANKNWAESDRIRDELAAMNIVIKDSKEGTTWSVKE
- a CDS encoding MFS transporter encodes the protein MGLGLPDTILGAAWPLMHLDLKTPISAAGILSIIASLGTIVSSLCTPKVLRVLGTGKLVAYSIALTAIASIGYGFADSFNILCLWAIPMGIGAGAVDVAMNNFAAIYLESKHTNWLHASWGIGATLGPSLLSFSILTGSGWRGSYEYVAITLAAIFVLILISLPLWKKKEARGGLSENVTIPASSISTAPENAQKNAAPSDNNANNAPHISIREALRVPGMKLSFLTFFFYSALEISTSLWCGTYLIACGFKPEIGAFIVSLMFASVMIGRIASGFFAIKFTDHRLIYAGIAIVSVGCLILSIPLPLNLQPACICLLGLGCAPVYPSLIHATPARFGESLSSQAISIQLAGSYVGSILMPPAFGLVAAKFTVHLWPISLSIFVGLLLLCVCLLDYVTHKKLNKSYARERVIDILHTVSMETLKRERRIQRRLRNRQKKR
- a CDS encoding MBL fold metallo-hydrolase, whose translation is MEIKQFVFNPFGVNCYILSNSKGEAILIDPSVSNAREQAALTDYIKSENLKVVRVLNTHLHLDHVLGNAFAERTFGIKAEAHKDDTFLLDAQKEQSQMFGLPCNDLAPALGNYLNDGDIVEIAEIRLQVIHVAGHSPGGLAFFCENPGKVNGQDNVPPLLFPGDIIFAGSRGRSDLYGGDEFALVSGIKSKLLTLPAETVVFPGHGPSTTIGNEKMWY
- a CDS encoding acyltransferase family protein, which codes for MSNNGQVRIGWIDEFKGFVLLFVCLFHIEQNFPNAHLGMYHLSALRMSAFFFISGFLFSTKRFSNFKSYFTHKTHVLLIPYLYLSFLFFAIDPVVYNFALFPKSPTMMVVNTIPDINNTWQYIYWNIAKIFIAGKSSVGAGPLWFVFTLYSVSLLFYLLHEMSKRQVNPKLFFAVMSIEGLLCGWLLNENHIHLPLGVERDLTILFFFGCGFLCKEPIKKIHNAISASTAHAAKNTIIVAAIGIANYIAYAFLESPSPNFSIMNNDLGKSLPQFVASSITGIIGLIATFLLASKLPDIAPIRITKGILRNISRNALVILAVHWWIVLMLRLFCRPAINQPGIAYIAIPIVALGTIAAIPLFRCKLHRLLGKEKISVKESLCIKE